The Streptomyces sp. NBC_00162 genome window below encodes:
- a CDS encoding DUF6104 family protein gives MYFTDRGIEELEKRRGEEEVTFEWLAEQLRTFVDLNPDFEVPVERLATWLARLDDEDDEDE, from the coding sequence TTGTACTTCACCGATCGCGGCATCGAGGAGCTGGAGAAGCGGCGCGGCGAGGAGGAGGTCACCTTCGAGTGGCTCGCCGAGCAGCTGCGCACCTTCGTCGACCTGAACCCGGACTTCGAGGTCCCGGTGGAACGCCTGGCCACCTGGCTGGCCCGCCTGGACGACGAGGACGACGAGGACGAGTGA
- the sodN gene encoding superoxide dismutase, Ni, which translates to MLSRLFAPKAKVSAHCDLPCGVYDPAQARIEAESVKAVQEKYQANDDADFRARAITIKEQRAELAKHHVSVLWSDYFKPPHFEKYPQLHTLVNDTLKALSAAKASNDPATGQKALELIAEIDRIFWETKAA; encoded by the coding sequence ATGCTTTCCCGCCTCTTCGCCCCCAAGGCGAAGGTCTCCGCCCACTGCGATCTGCCGTGCGGCGTGTACGACCCTGCCCAGGCCCGCATCGAGGCCGAGTCCGTCAAGGCCGTGCAGGAGAAGTACCAGGCCAACGACGACGCCGACTTCCGCGCGCGCGCCATCACCATCAAGGAGCAGCGCGCCGAGCTCGCGAAGCACCACGTCTCGGTGCTGTGGAGCGACTACTTCAAGCCGCCGCACTTCGAGAAGTACCCGCAGCTGCACACCCTGGTCAACGACACCCTGAAGGCCCTCTCGGCCGCCAAGGCGTCGAACGACCCGGCGACCGGCCAGAAGGCCCTCGAGCTCATCGCCGAGATCGACCGCATCTTCTGGGAGACCAAGGCCGCCTGA
- the sodX gene encoding nickel-type superoxide dismutase maturation protease: MTENGRRPRKRFEVLEVTGPSMVPTLLHGDRLVVRYGAAVRPGDVVVLRHPFQQDLLVVKRAVERRPGRCWWVLGDNPYNETGDSTVYGPVPEELVLATAVLRFRPREDAQRSLRARLSWAASALRPLWADASASSRLRAR, translated from the coding sequence ATGACGGAGAACGGGCGCCGCCCGCGCAAGCGGTTCGAGGTGCTGGAGGTGACGGGGCCGTCGATGGTGCCCACACTGCTCCACGGCGACCGGCTGGTGGTCCGCTACGGGGCGGCCGTCCGTCCGGGTGACGTGGTGGTGCTGCGCCACCCGTTCCAGCAGGACCTGTTGGTGGTCAAGCGCGCGGTGGAGCGGCGGCCGGGCCGCTGCTGGTGGGTGCTCGGCGACAACCCGTACAACGAGACCGGCGACAGCACCGTCTACGGGCCGGTGCCCGAGGAGCTGGTGCTGGCGACGGCGGTCCTGCGGTTCCGGCCGCGCGAGGACGCTCAGCGCTCGCTGAGGGCGCGGCTCTCGTGGGCGGCCTCGGCGCTGCGCCCGCTCTGGGCGGACGCCTCGGCCTCCAGCCGCTTGCGGGCGCGGTAG
- a CDS encoding CGNR zinc finger domain-containing protein, with translation MELAHYSDFAVRLVNTEEPARNKDSLTSVDAVRALFGASVQMARRVTDTDVTRFRNVRGRLRAVFEAADGGDHVLAVDLLNSLLMEFPVSPQVSGHETLGEDGAPDWHIHLAEHPSNASAGYAAMASFGLAFHLTEHGPDRLGLCQAAPCRNAYLDTSTNRSRRYCSDRCATRANVAAYRARKRLEAEASAQSGRSAEAAHESRALSER, from the coding sequence GTGGAACTGGCCCATTACTCGGACTTCGCCGTGCGCCTGGTCAACACCGAGGAGCCGGCCCGCAACAAGGACTCGCTGACCTCGGTCGACGCCGTTCGCGCCCTGTTCGGCGCCAGCGTGCAGATGGCCCGCCGGGTCACCGACACCGACGTCACCCGCTTCCGCAACGTCCGCGGCCGGCTGCGCGCAGTCTTCGAGGCGGCCGACGGCGGCGACCACGTCCTCGCCGTCGACCTGCTGAACTCGCTGCTCATGGAGTTCCCCGTCAGCCCCCAGGTCTCCGGCCACGAGACCCTCGGCGAGGACGGCGCCCCCGACTGGCACATCCACCTCGCCGAGCACCCCTCGAACGCCTCCGCGGGCTACGCCGCCATGGCCTCCTTCGGCCTGGCCTTCCACCTCACCGAGCACGGCCCCGACCGGCTCGGCCTGTGCCAGGCCGCGCCCTGCCGCAACGCCTACCTCGACACCTCCACCAACCGCTCCCGGCGGTACTGCTCCGACCGGTGCGCCACCCGGGCGAACGTGGCGGCCTACCGCGCCCGCAAGCGGCTGGAGGCCGAGGCGTCCGCCCAGAGCGGGCGCAGCGCCGAGGCCGCCCACGAGAGCCGCGCCCTCAGCGAGCGCTGA
- a CDS encoding class I SAM-dependent methyltransferase: MVDTTGTAGTSAYWQAWQDSWDRQQEWYMPDREERFRVMLDMVEALVGPAPRVLDLACGTGSITDRVLKRFPEATSTGVDLDPALLAIARGHFAGDDRVTFVTADLKDPEWRAALPHDAYDAVLTATALHWLPSKDLAVLYGQLAPLVRPGGVFMNADHMPDPATPRIDAAEHAHRHAGMDRAKASGVPDWREWWALAAADPVLAEPVKRRFEIYGEHADGDTPSEAWHARTLLDAGFAEARTVWRSPSDGLVLGLK; encoded by the coding sequence ATGGTGGATACGACGGGGACGGCCGGTACCAGCGCCTACTGGCAGGCATGGCAGGACAGCTGGGACCGCCAGCAGGAGTGGTACATGCCCGACCGCGAGGAGCGGTTCCGGGTGATGCTGGACATGGTCGAGGCCCTGGTCGGCCCCGCCCCCCGGGTGCTGGATCTCGCGTGCGGTACGGGAAGTATTACGGACCGCGTGCTCAAGCGGTTCCCGGAGGCCACCAGCACGGGCGTCGACCTCGACCCGGCGCTGCTGGCCATCGCCCGGGGCCACTTCGCGGGCGACGACCGGGTCACCTTCGTGACCGCCGACCTCAAGGACCCCGAGTGGCGCGCGGCCCTCCCCCACGACGCGTACGACGCGGTCCTGACGGCGACGGCCCTGCACTGGCTGCCCAGCAAGGACCTGGCCGTGCTGTACGGGCAGCTCGCGCCCCTGGTCCGCCCGGGCGGGGTGTTCATGAACGCCGATCACATGCCCGACCCGGCCACCCCGCGCATCGACGCCGCCGAGCACGCCCACCGGCACGCCGGGATGGACCGCGCCAAGGCGTCCGGGGTGCCCGACTGGCGCGAGTGGTGGGCCCTGGCCGCCGCGGATCCGGTACTGGCCGAGCCCGTGAAGCGGCGCTTCGAGATCTACGGGGAGCACGCCGACGGCGACACCCCCTCCGAGGCCTGGCACGCACGCACCCTGCTCGACGCGGGGTTCGCGGAGGCCCGTACGGTCTGGCGCTCCCCCTCGGACGGGCTGGTCCTAGGTCTGAAGTAG
- a CDS encoding amino acid ABC transporter ATP-binding protein, whose translation MTTAMVKAEGVHKSYGAAHILKGIDLEVAPREVFCLVGPSGSGKSTFLRCINHLEQVNAGRLYVDGTLVGYREKGDKLYELKDSEVAAQRRDIGMVFQRFNLFPHMTAIENVMEAPVMVKGESKAVARERAARLLDRVGLGDKGGNYPTQLSGGQQQRVAIARALAMEPKLMLFDEPTSALDPELVGDVLDVMRDLAESGMTMIVVTHEMGFAREVGDNLVFMDGGVVVESGHPRDVLGNPQHDRTKAFLSKVL comes from the coding sequence ATGACGACTGCCATGGTGAAGGCCGAGGGCGTCCACAAGTCCTACGGTGCGGCGCACATCCTCAAGGGCATCGACCTGGAGGTCGCCCCGCGTGAGGTCTTCTGCCTGGTCGGCCCGTCCGGCTCCGGCAAGTCGACCTTCCTGCGGTGCATCAACCACCTGGAGCAGGTCAACGCCGGACGGCTGTACGTCGACGGGACCCTCGTCGGCTACCGCGAGAAGGGCGACAAGCTCTACGAGCTGAAGGACAGCGAGGTCGCGGCCCAGCGCCGGGACATCGGCATGGTCTTCCAGCGCTTCAACCTCTTCCCGCACATGACGGCCATAGAGAACGTCATGGAAGCCCCGGTCATGGTCAAGGGCGAGTCCAAGGCGGTGGCGCGCGAGCGTGCCGCACGCCTCCTGGACCGCGTGGGCCTCGGCGACAAGGGCGGGAACTACCCCACCCAGCTCTCCGGCGGCCAGCAGCAGCGCGTGGCGATCGCCCGCGCGCTCGCCATGGAGCCGAAGCTGATGCTCTTCGACGAGCCCACCTCGGCGCTCGACCCGGAGCTGGTGGGTGACGTCCTCGACGTCATGCGGGACCTGGCCGAGTCGGGCATGACCATGATCGTGGTCACGCACGAGATGGGCTTCGCCCGCGAGGTCGGCGACAACCTCGTCTTCATGGACGGCGGCGTGGTGGTCGAGTCCGGCCACCCGCGCGATGTGCTGGGCAACCCGCAGCACGACCGGACGAAGGCGTTCCTGTCCAAGGTGCTCTGA
- a CDS encoding amino acid ABC transporter permease, which translates to MTDKLDKVPDPADTPPAGAVPPEMIRAIPVRHYGRWISAVVVIGLVVALAIAFSQGNVRWATVPEKLFDPTILRGVVNTIWISVASMALGLVLGVLFAVMRLSKNPVTSTISWFYIWLFRGTPVYVQLLIWFNLALIFPILNLGFYKDEMTQVMTPFLAALLGLGLNEGAYMAEIVRAGIQSVDEGQSEASHALGMTRMQTMRRVVLPQAMRVIVPPSGNEFINMLKTSSLVVAVQYFDLLRAAQDIASTSFAVMEMFFVASIWYLALTSVFSVGQYYLERRYARGALRSLPPTPLQKIKAKLSRFSNRKAVA; encoded by the coding sequence GTGACTGACAAGCTCGACAAGGTCCCGGACCCGGCGGACACCCCGCCGGCCGGGGCCGTCCCCCCCGAGATGATCCGCGCCATCCCGGTCCGCCACTACGGCCGCTGGATCAGCGCTGTGGTCGTCATCGGCCTGGTAGTGGCCCTCGCGATCGCCTTCTCGCAGGGCAACGTGCGCTGGGCGACCGTGCCGGAGAAGCTGTTCGACCCCACCATCCTGCGTGGCGTCGTCAACACGATCTGGATCAGCGTCGCCTCGATGGCCCTGGGCCTGGTGCTCGGTGTCCTCTTCGCCGTGATGCGCCTCTCGAAGAACCCGGTGACCAGCACCATCTCCTGGTTCTACATCTGGCTCTTCCGCGGCACCCCGGTGTACGTGCAGCTCCTCATCTGGTTCAACCTCGCCCTGATCTTCCCGATCCTGAACCTCGGGTTCTACAAGGACGAGATGACCCAGGTCATGACGCCCTTCCTGGCAGCCCTGCTGGGTCTCGGCCTCAACGAGGGCGCGTACATGGCGGAGATCGTCCGGGCCGGCATCCAGTCGGTCGACGAGGGCCAGAGCGAGGCGTCGCACGCGCTCGGCATGACCCGGATGCAGACCATGCGCCGCGTCGTGCTGCCGCAGGCCATGCGGGTGATCGTGCCGCCGTCGGGCAACGAGTTCATCAACATGCTCAAGACCTCGTCGCTCGTCGTCGCCGTGCAGTACTTCGACCTGCTGCGCGCGGCCCAGGACATCGCGTCCACCTCGTTCGCGGTGATGGAGATGTTCTTCGTCGCGTCGATCTGGTACCTCGCCCTGACCAGCGTGTTCAGCGTCGGCCAGTACTACCTGGAGCGCCGCTACGCCCGCGGTGCGCTCCGCTCGCTGCCGCCCACGCCGCTGCAGAAGATCAAGGCGAAACTGTCCCGCTTCTCGAACCGCAAGGCGGTGGCCTGA
- a CDS encoding ABC transporter substrate-binding protein — protein MTASITRRTTAARSRIAAVGAIAVAGALILTGCGDQTDKASTTPSGQANNSSAPLFSKLPKKIQDAGVIKVGTDATYAPMEFTEGGKIVGVDPDVAAALAKQLGVTFKFESGTFDTLIGSMQTGRSDLVMSSLTDTKARQEGLDDKGAKTGAGVDFVDYFSASTGILVKKGNPEGIKTLDDLCGKKVAVQRGTTYEQSAKDQSEKCKAAGKGEIGIESFPTDAEAQTRVKAGGAVADLNDSPVAAYIAQTAGGGNDFEAIANPTDAGLFGIAVDKKNTELRDALKEALDAVIKDGTYKAALDKWNAGSGAVTEAKINAGS, from the coding sequence ATGACCGCAAGCATCACCCGTCGTACGACCGCCGCACGGTCCCGGATCGCCGCGGTCGGCGCGATCGCGGTCGCCGGCGCCCTGATCCTCACCGGCTGTGGCGACCAGACGGACAAGGCCTCCACGACCCCGTCGGGCCAGGCGAACAACAGCAGCGCACCGCTCTTCTCGAAGCTTCCGAAGAAGATCCAGGACGCGGGTGTCATCAAGGTCGGTACGGACGCGACCTACGCTCCGATGGAGTTCACCGAGGGCGGCAAGATCGTCGGTGTCGACCCCGACGTGGCGGCGGCCCTGGCCAAGCAGCTCGGTGTGACGTTCAAGTTCGAGTCCGGCACCTTCGACACCCTGATCGGCAGCATGCAGACGGGCCGCAGCGACCTGGTCATGTCCTCGCTCACCGACACCAAGGCCCGTCAGGAGGGCCTGGACGACAAGGGCGCCAAGACCGGTGCCGGTGTCGACTTCGTCGACTACTTCTCCGCCTCGACCGGCATCCTGGTCAAGAAGGGCAACCCCGAGGGCATCAAGACCCTCGACGACCTGTGCGGCAAGAAGGTCGCCGTCCAGCGCGGCACGACGTACGAGCAGTCCGCCAAGGACCAGTCCGAGAAGTGCAAGGCGGCCGGCAAGGGCGAGATCGGCATCGAGTCCTTCCCGACCGACGCCGAGGCCCAGACCCGCGTGAAGGCCGGCGGCGCCGTCGCCGACCTGAACGACTCCCCGGTCGCCGCGTACATCGCGCAGACCGCGGGCGGCGGCAACGACTTCGAGGCCATCGCCAACCCGACCGACGCCGGCCTCTTCGGCATCGCCGTGGACAAGAAGAACACCGAGCTGCGCGACGCGCTCAAGGAAGCCCTCGACGCGGTCATCAAGGACGGCACGTACAAGGCCGCCCTGGACAAGTGGAATGCGGGCTCCGGCGCCGTGACCGAAGCCAAGATCAACGCAGGCTCCTGA
- a CDS encoding NAD(P)-dependent malic enzyme, whose protein sequence is MAAEIVNPHTDSATDNNPDAVFALHRGGKMAIQATVPVNNKDDLSLAYTPGVAKVCSAIAEQPDLVNEYTWKSNVVAVVTDGTAVLGLGDIGPEASLPVMEGKAILFKQFGGVDAVPIALATKDTDEIIETVIRLAPSFGGVNLEDISAPRCFEIERRLQEALDIPIFHDDQHGTAIVTLAALRNAAKLTGRTLGDLRAVISGAGAAGIAIAKILVDAGIGDVCVTDRKGVVSADRSDLTDVKAEIAGLTNKTGQTGSLEKALAGADVFIGVSGGTVPEAAVASMAKDAFVFAMANPNPEVHPDVAHKYAAVVATGRSDFPNQINNVLAFPGIFAGALKVRATRITEGMKIAAADAIAGVVGDELAADYVIPSPFDPRVAEAVSSAVAAAAKADGVARLA, encoded by the coding sequence GTGGCAGCGGAGATCGTCAACCCTCACACTGACAGCGCGACGGACAACAACCCGGACGCGGTGTTCGCGCTGCACCGGGGCGGCAAGATGGCCATCCAGGCCACGGTGCCGGTCAACAACAAGGACGACCTGTCCCTCGCGTACACCCCCGGCGTGGCGAAGGTGTGCAGCGCCATCGCCGAGCAGCCGGACCTGGTGAACGAGTACACCTGGAAGTCCAACGTGGTCGCCGTCGTCACCGACGGCACGGCCGTGCTCGGGCTCGGTGACATCGGTCCCGAGGCCTCCCTCCCCGTGATGGAGGGCAAGGCCATTCTCTTCAAGCAGTTCGGCGGCGTGGACGCGGTTCCGATCGCGCTCGCGACCAAGGACACGGACGAGATCATCGAGACGGTCATCCGTCTCGCGCCGTCCTTCGGCGGGGTGAACCTGGAGGACATCTCCGCGCCCCGCTGCTTCGAGATCGAGCGCCGCCTTCAGGAGGCGCTCGACATCCCGATCTTCCACGACGACCAGCACGGCACGGCCATCGTCACGCTGGCCGCGCTGCGCAACGCCGCGAAGCTCACCGGGCGCACGCTCGGCGACCTGCGCGCCGTGATCTCGGGTGCGGGCGCCGCGGGCATCGCCATCGCCAAGATCCTGGTGGACGCGGGCATCGGCGATGTGTGCGTGACGGACCGCAAGGGCGTCGTCTCGGCCGACCGCTCGGACCTGACGGACGTCAAGGCGGAGATCGCGGGCCTGACCAACAAGACGGGCCAGACCGGCTCGCTGGAGAAGGCCCTCGCGGGCGCGGACGTCTTCATCGGCGTCTCCGGCGGCACGGTCCCCGAGGCGGCGGTGGCCTCGATGGCGAAGGACGCGTTCGTCTTCGCCATGGCCAACCCGAACCCGGAGGTCCACCCGGACGTCGCGCACAAGTACGCGGCGGTCGTGGCCACGGGCCGCTCGGACTTCCCGAACCAGATCAACAACGTGCTGGCCTTCCCGGGCATCTTCGCGGGCGCCCTCAAGGTGCGCGCCACCCGGATCACCGAGGGCATGAAGATCGCCGCCGCCGACGCCATCGCCGGCGTCGTGGGTGACGAGCTCGCCGCCGACTACGTGATCCCGTCGCCGTTCGACCCGCGCGTCGCGGAGGCCGTCTCCTCGGCCGTCGCCGCCGCGGCGAAGGCCGACGGCGTGGCCCGCCTGGCCTGA
- a CDS encoding zinc-binding dehydrogenase encodes MFAAYAARIDRDHPLNGLELGERPAPEARPGWVTVNVKAASLNHHDLWSLRGVGLGQDKLPMILGCDAAGTDQDGNEVVLHSVIGQSGHGVGPDEPRSILTERYQGTFAEQVTVPAWNVLRKPAGLSFEEAACLPTAWLTAYRMLFTNAGVRPGDSVLVQGAGGGVATAAIVLGKAAGLRVFATSRDEAKRKRAVELGALEAYEPGARLPQRVDAVIETVGAATWSHSVKSLRPGGTLVISGATSGDRPEHAELTRIFFLELKVVGSTMGSKDELEDLLSFCATTGVRPVIDEVLPLDRAREGFEKLASGDLFGKIVLTP; translated from the coding sequence ATGTTCGCTGCCTATGCCGCCCGAATCGACCGTGACCACCCGCTGAACGGCCTGGAGCTGGGTGAGCGCCCCGCTCCCGAGGCCCGCCCCGGGTGGGTGACCGTGAACGTCAAGGCCGCCTCGCTCAACCACCACGACCTGTGGTCGCTGCGCGGGGTGGGCCTCGGCCAGGACAAACTCCCGATGATCCTCGGCTGCGACGCCGCCGGGACCGACCAGGACGGCAACGAGGTCGTCCTGCACTCCGTGATCGGCCAGAGCGGTCACGGAGTCGGCCCGGACGAGCCCCGCTCGATCCTGACCGAGCGCTACCAGGGGACCTTCGCCGAGCAGGTCACCGTGCCCGCCTGGAACGTCCTGCGCAAGCCCGCCGGGCTCTCGTTCGAGGAGGCCGCGTGTCTGCCGACGGCCTGGCTGACGGCGTACCGGATGCTGTTCACCAACGCCGGGGTCCGCCCCGGGGACTCCGTCCTCGTCCAGGGCGCCGGCGGCGGGGTGGCCACCGCCGCCATCGTCCTCGGCAAGGCGGCCGGCCTGCGCGTCTTCGCCACCAGCCGGGACGAGGCCAAGCGCAAGCGGGCGGTGGAACTGGGCGCCCTGGAGGCGTACGAGCCCGGCGCGCGGCTGCCGCAGAGGGTGGACGCGGTGATCGAGACGGTGGGCGCGGCCACCTGGTCGCACTCGGTGAAGTCCCTGCGCCCGGGCGGCACCCTGGTCATCTCCGGCGCCACGAGCGGCGACCGCCCGGAGCACGCCGAGCTGACCCGGATCTTCTTCCTGGAGCTGAAGGTGGTCGGCTCGACGATGGGCTCGAAGGACGAGCTGGAGGACCTGCTGTCGTTCTGCGCGACCACCGGGGTGCGGCCGGTCATCGACGAGGTGCTGCCGCTGGACCGGGCGCGCGAGGGGTTCGAGAAGCTCGCGTCGGGCGACCTCTTCGGGAAGATCGTCCTCACCCCGTAG
- a CDS encoding helix-turn-helix domain-containing protein, giving the protein MTEATDLAERAGDRDPRVGLRAVAALRRLLEQLEAVQVRSARTQGWSWQEIAAELGVSRQAVHKKHGRL; this is encoded by the coding sequence ATGACGGAAGCTACCGACCTCGCCGAGCGGGCCGGCGACCGCGACCCGCGTGTGGGCCTGCGTGCCGTGGCCGCCCTCCGCAGACTGCTGGAGCAGCTGGAGGCCGTACAGGTACGCAGTGCCCGCACGCAGGGATGGTCCTGGCAGGAGATCGCGGCCGAGCTGGGCGTCAGCCGGCAGGCCGTGCACAAGAAGCACGGGAGGCTTTGA
- a CDS encoding Clp protease N-terminal domain-containing protein, which produces MFERFTTEARDTVTGAAAEARQAGSATVTEEHLLLALLSRGALDFLGVDRAAVAADLAAARRRGGMSRADEEALAGLGIDLSEIVSRVEEAHGEGALSPAAPRRRTRHVPFTQGAKKVLEQSLRIALGRKDRRIAAPHLLLALLSRPGTVAEVLTDHGVTYATAETGLAA; this is translated from the coding sequence ATGTTCGAACGCTTCACGACCGAGGCCCGCGACACCGTGACGGGCGCCGCGGCCGAGGCCCGGCAGGCCGGATCCGCCACGGTCACCGAGGAACACCTGCTGCTCGCCCTGCTGTCCCGGGGCGCCTTGGACTTCCTGGGCGTCGACCGTGCGGCGGTGGCCGCGGACCTCGCCGCGGCCCGCCGCCGGGGCGGCATGTCCAGGGCGGACGAGGAGGCGCTGGCCGGGCTCGGCATCGACCTCTCTGAGATCGTCTCCCGCGTCGAGGAGGCCCACGGCGAGGGCGCGCTGTCCCCGGCGGCCCCCCGGCGGCGGACGCGGCACGTCCCCTTCACCCAGGGCGCGAAGAAGGTCCTGGAACAGTCCCTGCGGATCGCCCTGGGCCGCAAGGACCGCCGCATCGCCGCCCCGCACCTGCTACTGGCACTGCTCTCCCGCCCCGGCACGGTCGCCGAGGTCCTGACGGACCACGGCGTCACGTACGCGACCGCGGAGACGGGCCTGGCAGCCTAG
- a CDS encoding helix-turn-helix transcriptional regulator → MPPVFAHGRLRLYLLKLLDEAPRHGYEVIRLLEERFQGLYAPSAGTVYPRLAKLEAEGLVTHATEGGRKVYSITEAGRAELADRGGELADLELEIRDSVTELAAEIRDDVRGAAGDLRREMRAAASASATRVDDESWKTIKEEMSKARQEWKEQARRAKDESRRAREEAQQARRQAKEAQERAREEVQRIAGQLQEQFAKSGGVLGSLAGAWLGGGTTPTAPTQPSAPADSAAPPVADTGWAEDLTPTGDPARDLDRLLDRFRDDVRDAARDHGVSAAQLAEARAHLAAAASRLKAALNGA, encoded by the coding sequence ATGCCGCCCGTCTTCGCCCACGGCCGCCTCCGCCTCTACCTCCTCAAGCTGCTGGACGAGGCTCCGCGGCACGGGTACGAGGTGATCCGACTGCTGGAGGAGCGTTTCCAGGGCCTGTACGCGCCCTCTGCGGGCACGGTGTACCCGCGGCTGGCCAAGCTGGAGGCCGAGGGCCTGGTCACGCACGCCACCGAAGGCGGGCGCAAGGTGTACTCGATCACCGAGGCGGGCCGGGCCGAACTGGCCGACCGCGGCGGCGAACTCGCCGACCTGGAGCTGGAGATCCGCGACTCGGTCACCGAACTGGCCGCCGAGATCCGCGACGACGTCCGGGGTGCGGCCGGTGACCTGCGGCGCGAGATGCGGGCGGCGGCCTCCGCGTCGGCGACGAGGGTCGACGACGAGTCCTGGAAGACGATCAAGGAGGAGATGAGCAAGGCCCGGCAGGAGTGGAAGGAGCAGGCTCGGCGGGCGAAGGACGAGAGCCGCCGGGCCCGCGAGGAGGCCCAGCAGGCCCGCCGTCAGGCCAAGGAGGCCCAGGAGCGGGCCCGTGAGGAGGTCCAGCGCATCGCGGGCCAGCTCCAGGAGCAGTTTGCCAAGTCGGGCGGGGTCCTGGGCAGTCTGGCCGGAGCCTGGCTCGGCGGCGGTACGACGCCGACCGCGCCGACCCAGCCGAGCGCGCCGGCCGACTCCGCGGCGCCCCCGGTGGCCGACACCGGCTGGGCCGAGGACCTGACCCCCACCGGCGACCCGGCCAGGGACCTGGACCGGCTGCTGGACCGTTTCCGTGACGACGTCCGCGACGCGGCCCGCGACCACGGGGTGTCCGCGGCCCAGCTGGCCGAGGCCCGCGCCCACCTCGCCGCGGCGGCCTCCCGCCTCAAGGCCGCTCTCAACGGTGCGTGA
- a CDS encoding DUF4097 family beta strand repeat-containing protein produces the protein MAEQASQSTWHIAEAQKLTFEEPVTRLRVRLVSGTVNVIAAEEGPARLEVTEVDGPPLYVVQEGGTLTVSYEDLPWNGSQGFKKWWEAKPWKAWSSSASGRKAWERSAAVTLTVPATTHVEVAVVDATSFVSGISGGTEVNAVSGGATLSGLSGKVKAHTVSGNVEAQSVTGDLGFHSVSGDLTVVDGAGVSVRGDSVSGDMLIDLDLDPSAPRPVDIAVNSVSGQVAIRLPHPADARVEANTATGGVSNAFEDLRVSGQLGSKRITGTLGSGTGTLRATTVSGAIALLRRPPADTDGTASAPTPLALDKKVL, from the coding sequence ATGGCCGAGCAGGCGTCGCAGTCGACGTGGCACATCGCCGAAGCGCAGAAGCTCACCTTCGAGGAGCCCGTGACCAGGCTCCGCGTCCGCCTCGTGAGCGGCACGGTGAACGTGATCGCCGCCGAGGAGGGCCCCGCCCGCCTGGAGGTGACCGAGGTCGACGGACCGCCCCTGTACGTGGTGCAGGAGGGCGGCACCCTCACCGTCTCCTACGAGGACCTGCCCTGGAACGGGTCCCAGGGCTTCAAGAAGTGGTGGGAGGCCAAGCCCTGGAAGGCCTGGTCGAGTTCCGCCTCCGGCCGCAAGGCGTGGGAGCGCAGTGCCGCCGTCACCCTCACCGTCCCCGCCACCACGCACGTGGAGGTGGCCGTGGTCGACGCGACCTCCTTCGTCTCCGGAATCTCCGGCGGCACCGAGGTGAACGCGGTCTCCGGCGGCGCCACGCTGTCCGGGCTGTCGGGCAAGGTCAAGGCGCACACCGTCTCCGGCAACGTCGAGGCCCAGTCCGTCACCGGCGACCTCGGCTTCCACTCGGTGTCCGGCGACCTGACGGTCGTCGACGGCGCGGGCGTGAGCGTACGGGGCGACTCGGTCAGCGGCGACATGCTCATCGACCTGGACCTCGACCCGTCCGCCCCGCGTCCGGTGGACATCGCGGTGAACTCCGTGTCCGGCCAGGTCGCCATCCGCCTGCCGCACCCCGCCGACGCCCGCGTGGAGGCCAACACCGCCACCGGCGGCGTCTCCAACGCCTTCGAGGACCTGCGGGTCTCCGGCCAGCTGGGCTCCAAGCGGATCACCGGAACCCTCGGCTCGGGCACCGGCACCCTGCGCGCCACCACGGTCTCGGGAGCGATCGCACTGCTGCGCCGCCCCCCGGCCGACACCGACGGCACGGCCTCCGCCCCCACCCCGCTCGCGCTCGACAAGAAGGTGCTCTGA